From Lycium ferocissimum isolate CSIRO_LF1 chromosome 12, AGI_CSIRO_Lferr_CH_V1, whole genome shotgun sequence, one genomic window encodes:
- the LOC132039141 gene encoding uncharacterized protein LOC132039141 produces MTNKEMSDIEMIRKKVVDEWGLLPYHQPFNLEESPNWRYPLKVPENAHRRMLGYFLNRCDQFKSFDFSIKTMKARGVKLCSYSELQQITDFKHCSLVQETFSGRLFHGTVGEGFEKWSVIVKTCDVLLPYRDAHFQRLPKFCDEIKLFIDEKQMHIKLAKLCTLRDKRLVVVYDEKIIIRLSDVLLNGI; encoded by the exons ATGACAAACAAGGAGATGAGCGACATTGAGATGATCAGAAAGAAAGTGGTAGATGAATGGGGTCTTTTGCCATATCATCAACCTTTCAACTTGGAAGAGTCTCCTAATTGGCGTTACCCTTTAAAAGTTCCCGAAAATGCCCATCGTCGAATGCTTGGTTACTTTCTCAACCGTTGCGACCAATTCAAAAG CTTCGACTTCTCAATTAAGACAATGAAAGCTCGCGGGGTGAAGCTTTGCAGCTACTCcgagttgcaacaaattactgaTTTCAAGCATTGCAGCTTGGTCCAGGAGACTTTTTCTGGAAGATTATTCCATGGCACGGTTGGTGAAGGATTTGAAAAATGGTCGGTGATTGTAAAGACATGTGATGTTCTCCTTCCTTACAGAGATGCACATTTTCAACGTCTACCTAAATTTTGTGATGAGATCAAGTTATTCATTGATGAAAAGCAAATGCACATAAAATTGGCGAAATTGTGTACATTACGTGACAAGAGGCTTGTAGTtgtctatgatgaaaaaattaTCATACGCTTGTCTGATGTGCTTCTGAACGGTATATAA
- the LOC132039142 gene encoding uncharacterized protein LOC132039142: protein MVRKIIEARQEIPQRQLVMQNSKSMIRQIYLQLLGQQERISWKSLMFNNEASAKARFTMWLHFHGRMLTSDRLAKWGLKVDPVCVLCQWHQESRNHLFVECVFIKAVWDRLLGLMKSKPYRATTWAQYF from the coding sequence ATGGTAAGGAAGATCATCGAAGCAAGGCAAGAGATACCTCAAAGGCAACTAGTGATGCAGAATTCTAAAAGTATGATTAGACAAATATACTTGCAGCTCCTGGGACAACAGGAAAGAATATCATGGAAATCTCTTATGTTCAATAATGAAGCAAGTGCAAAAGCCAGATTCACAATGTGGCTACATTTTCATGGAAGGATGCTGACAAGTGATAGACTAGCAAAATGGGGCCTTAAGGTTGATCCAGTCTGTGTGTTGTGTCAATGGCACCAGGAGAGTAGAAACCATTTATTTGTTGAATGTGTCTTTATTAAAGCAGTTTGGGACAGGCTACTGGGGTTGATGAAAAGCAAACCATACAGAGCTACAACTTGGGCACAATATTTCTAA